The DNA segment CTGGGGATTTGGTTTTGGGGGATTTCATTTTGGTGGTGTGGCGGCGGGGTGGTGTGGGCTAAAAGTTCTGGGTAAAAGGTCTGAAAGGTTTCGTTGACTAACTGGTATTTGGATTCCAGCAAGGGGATGGCCTCAAGCATGGGGGCAAATTTTGGGCGGCGCACGACGATACGACGGATGGAAAATGCCACGCCTTCTAGCTCTGAGTAACGATGTAATAATCTACTTTGTTGCATGTGATGAATCATCTCGGCCGCGTTTGTCGGCAACTGGTTTGAAACTTGCAAAATCTGCGTTAGGCGAGACTCAATAAATTCTTCTCGGGAATTTGTATGATGCCATTTCTCCCAAGATTGGGACAGACAGTGGTCAAAAACAAGGTCTAGGATGACGGCGGAAAAACGTCTCAATTGCCCCGGAAATAGTTTGCGTGAGGCTAAAACAACGGGGTGGGTATCGGTAAAGGTATCGATTTTTTGATGGAATTCCATGCCTCTGCGATATTCGGGACAGCTAGGGTTACGACAAAGGTCGGCGGCTAGATTTCCGGCTGAGGCGACGGGAGAGAGGCGATCGCCCACGTGTAAGTGTGCAAGTAAATTCATGGTGTGGTTATCTGACCTCAAAGAAAGCACATCTTTTTAGTGTGTCGGTCTTTTGTTTTTTTGGTGGCAGATGCTGGATATATATTTATATTTTCGAGTTTATATTTTTGGGTTGCTGTGCTGGGTAAGGGGATGGGCGATCGCCGGACGTTTTACAATGACTCATCACCATTGTTCTGATTTGGCAAACCATGAAGTCAAAGTTTTCCTTTGCCACGCCTTACTTATTTTTATTGCCAGCGTTATTGGTTTTGGGGTTAACCGTTGCTTTCCCCGCTGTGCAGGCGTTTTATTTAAGTTTCACAGAATACCAATATGATTTGACCGCAGCACCGACCTGGGTTGGTTTTCAGAATTTTTCGCGTTTGTTTAAAGACCCACTTTTCTGGAAAACCCTCGGCAATACAGTCCTCTATCTCATTGGCGTTGTCCCTCTATTGGTGAGCTTATCCCTCGGTTTGGCGATCGCCGTTAATCAAAAACTACGTGGCATTACTTGGTTTCGAGCCGCCTACTACACCCCAGTAATTGTGTCCTTAGTCGTGGCGGGCATTGCCTGGAAGGCGCTCTATGCTTCCAACGGCTTCCTGAATCAGCTCATTAAACAATTGGGATTGGGCGACGGTATTCCGTGGCTGACCGACCCAAAACTAGCCATTTGGAGCGTGATGCTCGTGACCATTTGGAAAGGCTTGGGCTACTATATGGTGATTTATCTGGCGGGGTTACAGGGCATTTCACCGGAGCTCTACGAAGCGGCATCCCTCGATGGCTCCGACGGTTGGCGCAAACATTTTGATATTACGGTGCCTCTGATGCGCCCTTATATTTTGTTGGTGTCAGTGATTTCAGCCATTTCGGCCACAAAGGTCTTTGAGGAAATTTTTGTAATGACCCAAGGTGGCCCGTTAAATTCATCTAAAACCGTTGTTTATTATCTCTACGAACAGGCTTTTCAAAATTTAGAGATTAGCTATGCTTGCACGATTGGCTTGGTGTTGTTTTTAATTATTTTTATTTTGTCAATTTTTAATCTCTATCTCTCTCGCCAAACGAATCAACCTCTTTAAAGGGTTTCAAAGGATTTCTAGGTCATTATTGTGCCAATCTTTGATGTTGGGGCAGTTTTCAGTAAAAAAGGCGAGGAGAAAATCTTAGTTGGTACAAAGATCTGCGGTATCAGGGGAGATCGCCAAATAATCCTTTGCCCAGTCACAGGCATAGGTGAAGGTATCCAAGGCGCACATGGCATCCATCTGCCATATTTTGATTATCAATACGCCCTAAAATTTCCCGCTCCACAAAATAACTTAAATTTTGCAATAACGAAATATCTGCCGCCCC comes from the [Limnothrix rosea] IAM M-220 genome and includes:
- a CDS encoding ACP phosphodiesterase; translated protein: MNLLAHLHVGDRLSPVASAGNLAADLCRNPSCPEYRRGMEFHQKIDTFTDTHPVVLASRKLFPGQLRRFSAVILDLVFDHCLSQSWEKWHHTNSREEFIESRLTQILQVSNQLPTNAAEMIHHMQQSRLLHRYSELEGVAFSIRRIVVRRPKFAPMLEAIPLLESKYQLVNETFQTFYPELLAHTTPPPHHQNEIPQNQIPRKPLQQQCPLTPASHIM
- a CDS encoding carbohydrate ABC transporter permease, with protein sequence MKSKFSFATPYLFLLPALLVLGLTVAFPAVQAFYLSFTEYQYDLTAAPTWVGFQNFSRLFKDPLFWKTLGNTVLYLIGVVPLLVSLSLGLAIAVNQKLRGITWFRAAYYTPVIVSLVVAGIAWKALYASNGFLNQLIKQLGLGDGIPWLTDPKLAIWSVMLVTIWKGLGYYMVIYLAGLQGISPELYEAASLDGSDGWRKHFDITVPLMRPYILLVSVISAISATKVFEEIFVMTQGGPLNSSKTVVYYLYEQAFQNLEISYACTIGLVLFLIIFILSIFNLYLSRQTNQPL